In Kitasatospora sp. NA04385, a single genomic region encodes these proteins:
- a CDS encoding serine/threonine-protein kinase gives MSRVVGERYLLDEKIGHGGMGQVWSAHDQRLERQVAVKLLRTDALPRPAGRGDSQADLLRRRFLRECRIGAGLDHPGLVTVYDAGTDGEELYLVMQRVPGLSLADLVAEEGPLPVDRAAAVAGQLCAALAAVHGAQVVHRDLKPSNVMIRPDGRAILLDLGIATALDPGATRLTLTGSPIGSPAYMAPEQAMAARADGRSDLYALGCMLHEMLAGEPPFPAPTALAVLRRQVDDPPVPLRRLRAEVPAALESLVLRLLAKRPEERPADAVEVHAVLLPMLPAATGRVRTRLPAVPDPGDPYRYPHHPQPTAAPVLAAFQTPPAVPPTPAPAVAPPAAPGTETLGAACARLSDLVESGRHTEVLDLSARLLPRAAAEQGEDAPLVRTVRAIRARTLLAEQRWAEALPELRRLAAGAAPHDPAALDHRRHAARCLDHLGLAAEALAEYRAVLAALPPGSPHAVEVRERTGLLLAATGRPEEGWHALLELLLETERRYGPHHPDVRRLRSHLERLGRHRTTTNPYAT, from the coding sequence GTGAGCCGGGTCGTCGGCGAGCGCTACCTGCTCGACGAGAAGATCGGGCACGGCGGGATGGGCCAGGTCTGGTCCGCCCACGACCAGCGGCTGGAGCGGCAGGTCGCGGTGAAGCTGCTGCGCACCGACGCGCTGCCCCGCCCCGCCGGGCGCGGCGACAGCCAGGCCGACCTGCTGCGCCGGCGCTTCCTGCGCGAGTGCCGGATCGGCGCCGGGCTCGACCACCCCGGGCTGGTCACCGTCTACGACGCGGGCACCGACGGCGAGGAGCTGTACCTGGTGATGCAGCGCGTCCCCGGCCTCAGCCTGGCCGACCTGGTCGCCGAGGAGGGCCCGCTGCCCGTCGACCGGGCCGCCGCCGTCGCCGGACAGCTGTGCGCCGCGCTCGCCGCCGTGCACGGCGCCCAGGTGGTCCACCGGGACCTCAAGCCGAGCAACGTGATGATCCGCCCGGACGGCCGGGCGATCCTGCTCGACCTCGGCATCGCCACCGCCCTCGACCCCGGTGCCACCCGGCTCACCCTCACCGGCAGCCCGATCGGCAGCCCCGCCTACATGGCCCCCGAACAGGCCATGGCCGCCCGGGCCGACGGCCGCAGCGACCTGTACGCGCTCGGCTGCATGCTGCACGAGATGCTCGCCGGCGAACCGCCCTTCCCCGCCCCCACCGCGCTCGCCGTGCTGCGCCGCCAGGTCGACGACCCGCCCGTCCCGCTGCGCCGGCTGCGCGCCGAGGTGCCCGCCGCCCTGGAGTCGCTCGTCCTGCGGCTGCTGGCCAAGCGCCCCGAGGAGCGGCCCGCCGACGCCGTCGAGGTGCACGCCGTGCTGCTGCCGATGCTGCCCGCCGCCACCGGCCGGGTCCGCACCCGGCTGCCCGCCGTCCCCGACCCCGGCGACCCCTACCGCTACCCCCACCACCCGCAGCCCACCGCCGCCCCCGTCCTCGCGGCGTTCCAAACCCCGCCCGCCGTGCCGCCGACCCCCGCCCCGGCCGTCGCACCCCCGGCCGCGCCCGGCACCGAGACGCTCGGCGCGGCCTGCGCCCGGCTCTCCGACCTGGTCGAGTCCGGACGCCACACCGAGGTGCTCGACCTGTCCGCCCGGCTGCTGCCCCGGGCCGCCGCCGAACAGGGCGAGGACGCGCCGCTGGTGCGCACCGTGCGCGCGATCCGGGCCCGTACCCTGCTCGCCGAACAGCGCTGGGCCGAGGCCCTGCCCGAACTGCGCCGACTCGCCGCCGGGGCCGCGCCCCACGACCCCGCCGCGCTCGACCACCGCCGGCACGCCGCCCGCTGCCTCGACCACCTCGGCCTGGCCGCCGAGGCGCTCGCCGAGTACCGTGCCGTCCTCGCCGCCCTCCCGCCCGGCTCCCCGCACGCCGTCGAGGTCCGCGAACGCACCGGCCTGCTGCTCGCCGCCACCGGCCGGCCCGAGGAGGGCTGGCACGCCCTGCTCGAACTCCTCCTGGAGACCGAGCGCCGGTACGGCCCGCACCACCCCGACGTCCGCCGGCTGCGCTCCCACCTCGAACGGCTCGGCCGCCATCGCACCACCACCAACCCCTACGCGACGTAG
- a CDS encoding SurA N-terminal domain-containing protein, with translation MIRTSSARRLRAALGTAVAAAALAACGGAPAHQGAAAVVGSDRISIAQVEARVAAVRDGAAQAGAAAEEQPGLARHAVSDLILGKVVARALADHRITVSQSEVDQARSADARTVGSDTKLAELLRAKQGVPSGDVDGFYRQQIGLVKLAAGQDPNSPAGDAAIRKALVDAGTALHIEVNPRYGSWDTARISLTGSTENWLPAASTQAL, from the coding sequence GTGATCCGCACCAGCTCCGCCCGCCGACTGCGCGCCGCACTCGGCACCGCGGTCGCCGCCGCCGCGCTCGCCGCCTGCGGCGGCGCCCCGGCCCACCAGGGGGCGGCCGCCGTGGTCGGCAGCGACCGGATCAGCATCGCCCAGGTCGAGGCCCGGGTCGCCGCCGTCCGGGACGGCGCCGCGCAGGCGGGCGCCGCCGCCGAGGAGCAGCCGGGCCTGGCCCGGCACGCCGTCTCCGACCTGATCCTCGGCAAGGTCGTCGCCCGCGCCCTGGCGGACCACCGGATCACCGTCAGCCAGTCCGAGGTCGACCAGGCCAGGTCCGCGGACGCGCGCACGGTCGGCAGCGACACCAAGCTCGCCGAACTGCTGCGCGCCAAGCAGGGCGTCCCGTCCGGCGACGTCGACGGCTTCTACCGCCAGCAGATCGGCCTGGTGAAGCTGGCCGCCGGCCAGGACCCGAACAGCCCCGCCGGTGACGCCGCCATCCGCAAGGCCCTGGTCGACGCGGGCACCGCCCTGCACATCGAGGTCAACCCGCGCTACGGCAGCTGGGACACCGCCCGGATCAGCCTCACCGGCAGCACCGAGAACTGGCTCCCGGCGGCGAGCACCCAGGCCCTGTGA
- a CDS encoding cupin domain-containing protein yields the protein MTETWLRRFVPDEERFRTELWRTAPAVLHPAHPPVDVLPAAELDRLLDHGLLRAPYLGLVQRDAHLPDARFCPPRTVLGEPVGGYADGAAVRALIRDERATLLLRYVDQWHHGVRTLCHGLAAELGRPVEAFYFLTPPGTQGRPVHRDDADVFVVQLSGAKRWWVHGGPADGNWVPEREDGDPGEALLDTVLRPGEVLYVPRGFAHRARAEEGAPSAHLSLTVREVASANLYAVAQGLLADSCELPGRPLDDAALTGAAARLLDHAAELLAELTPADLLAVTRQVVLRPAA from the coding sequence GTGACCGAGACCTGGCTGCGCCGCTTCGTGCCCGACGAGGAGCGGTTCCGCACCGAACTGTGGCGCACCGCCCCGGCCGTGCTGCACCCCGCGCACCCGCCGGTGGACGTGCTGCCCGCCGCCGAACTCGACCGGCTGCTCGACCACGGCCTGCTGCGGGCCCCCTACCTGGGCCTGGTGCAGCGCGACGCCCACCTGCCCGACGCGCGGTTCTGCCCGCCCCGGACGGTGCTCGGCGAACCGGTCGGCGGCTACGCCGACGGCGCGGCGGTGCGCGCCCTGATCCGGGACGAGCGGGCCACCCTGCTGCTGCGCTACGTCGACCAGTGGCACCACGGGGTGCGCACCCTGTGCCACGGCCTGGCCGCCGAACTCGGCCGCCCGGTCGAGGCGTTCTACTTCCTGACGCCGCCCGGCACCCAGGGCCGCCCGGTGCACCGGGACGACGCGGACGTGTTCGTGGTGCAGCTCTCCGGCGCCAAGCGCTGGTGGGTGCACGGCGGCCCGGCGGACGGCAACTGGGTGCCGGAGCGGGAGGACGGCGACCCGGGCGAGGCGCTGCTGGACACCGTCCTGCGGCCCGGCGAGGTGCTGTACGTGCCGCGCGGGTTCGCGCACCGGGCCCGCGCCGAGGAGGGCGCGCCGTCCGCCCACCTGTCGCTGACCGTCCGGGAGGTCGCCAGCGCCAACCTGTACGCCGTCGCGCAGGGCCTGCTCGCCGACAGCTGCGAACTGCCCGGCCGCCCGCTGGACGACGCCGCGCTGACCGGGGCCGCCGCCCGGCTGCTCGACCACGCCGCGGAGCTGCTGGCCGAGCTGACCCCGGCCGACCTGCTGGCCGTCACCCGGCAGGTCGTGCTCCGGCCCGCGGCCTGA
- a CDS encoding response regulator transcription factor produces the protein MPAVPPRPAPDPTEGLSRREHQVLELLTHGATYAAIARRLQLSPHTVDTYLRRIRAKTGATNRIQLALLAHAARHPAPAARAS, from the coding sequence ATGCCGGCCGTTCCGCCCCGCCCCGCCCCGGACCCGACCGAGGGCCTCAGCCGACGCGAGCACCAGGTGCTGGAGCTGCTCACCCACGGCGCCACCTACGCGGCGATCGCCCGCCGCCTGCAGCTCAGCCCGCACACGGTCGACACCTACCTGCGCCGGATCCGGGCCAAGACCGGCGCCACCAACCGGATCCAACTGGCGCTCCTGGCGCACGCCGCCCGGCACCCCGCCCCGGCGGCCCGGGCGAGCTGA
- a CDS encoding N-6 DNA methylase: protein MVCRPPYNERDWGHDQLQYDSRWPGRLVPPRGESELAWVLHCLAHTRPGGTAVLLLPPTVASRRAGRRVRAELVRSGALRAVAALPAGTAPPYGVPLHVWVLRGPEPGDGFRHVLLLDAAADGGPDRAAPTDAVRAAWQEFDTAARTGAPLPADRPGRSRAVPAIDLLDDETDLTPARHLPAAPAGAAPDLLAGLRERLTAELARLADLDTALPAVTTAADAPPPQVSIGELARAGALEVHSSGQGAPARPGGRTPLLTDQDLQAAVPPSAATDAGDVLTVRHGDVLVPALGDEGARAVHPGSPYAGAALGPRLHLLRPDPELLDPDFLAGQLRATGAGRRASSYASTTSRLDIRRVELPRVPIERQRRLGAAFRRIAAYESALAAATAEARTLTRALTDTLAAGATEPA from the coding sequence GTGGTCTGCCGCCCGCCCTACAACGAGCGCGACTGGGGCCACGACCAGCTCCAGTACGACTCGCGCTGGCCCGGCCGGCTCGTCCCGCCGCGCGGCGAGTCCGAACTCGCCTGGGTGCTGCACTGCCTGGCGCACACCCGCCCCGGCGGCACCGCCGTCCTGCTGCTCCCGCCGACCGTCGCCTCCCGCCGGGCCGGCCGCCGGGTGCGGGCCGAACTCGTCCGCTCCGGCGCCCTGCGCGCCGTGGCCGCGCTGCCCGCCGGCACCGCCCCGCCGTACGGGGTGCCGCTGCACGTGTGGGTGCTGCGCGGACCGGAACCCGGCGACGGGTTCCGGCACGTCCTGCTGCTGGACGCCGCCGCCGACGGCGGCCCCGACCGGGCCGCGCCGACCGACGCCGTGCGGGCCGCCTGGCAGGAGTTCGACACCGCCGCCCGCACCGGCGCCCCGCTGCCCGCCGACCGCCCCGGTCGCTCCCGCGCCGTCCCCGCGATCGACCTGCTGGACGACGAGACCGACCTCACCCCGGCCCGCCACCTGCCCGCCGCCCCCGCCGGGGCCGCCCCCGACCTGCTCGCCGGACTGCGCGAGCGGCTCACCGCCGAACTCGCCCGGCTGGCCGACCTGGACACCGCGCTGCCCGCCGTCACCACCGCCGCCGACGCCCCGCCGCCGCAGGTCAGCATCGGCGAACTCGCCCGCGCCGGCGCCCTGGAGGTGCACTCCTCCGGCCAGGGCGCCCCCGCCCGGCCCGGCGGCCGCACCCCGCTGCTCACCGACCAGGACCTCCAGGCCGCCGTCCCGCCGAGCGCCGCCACCGACGCCGGGGACGTCCTGACGGTCCGTCACGGGGACGTGCTGGTCCCGGCCCTGGGCGACGAGGGCGCCCGCGCCGTGCACCCCGGCAGCCCCTACGCCGGGGCCGCCCTCGGCCCCCGGCTGCACCTGCTGCGGCCCGACCCCGAGCTGCTCGACCCCGACTTCCTGGCCGGCCAGCTGCGCGCCACCGGCGCCGGACGGCGGGCCAGCAGCTACGCGTCCACCACCAGCCGGCTGGACATCCGCCGGGTCGAGCTGCCGCGCGTCCCGATCGAACGGCAGCGCCGCCTCGGCGCCGCGTTCCGCCGGATCGCCGCCTACGAGAGCGCCCTCGCCGCCGCCACCGCCGAGGCCCGCACCCTGACCAGGGCGCTCACCGACACGCTCGCCGCCGGGGCCACCGAACCGGCCTGA
- a CDS encoding SDR family NAD(P)-dependent oxidoreductase, with protein MRVAGAVVVIAVLDGGSGADLARRFSAAGAAGLLVADLRPGVAEDLAAELDRPGCPVVGVSGDIHHPADVAALVATAVKHLGPIDLFAVAGPDGERIVQLADLPGHLDPLAEVLALVGEAIGEVVPAQRRPVTDVPLAG; from the coding sequence ATGCGAGTAGCCGGTGCAGTGGTGGTCATCGCGGTGCTCGACGGGGGTTCGGGGGCCGACCTGGCCCGCCGGTTCTCCGCCGCCGGCGCCGCCGGCCTGCTGGTCGCGGACCTGCGCCCGGGCGTCGCCGAGGACCTGGCCGCCGAGCTCGACCGTCCCGGCTGCCCGGTGGTCGGCGTCTCCGGCGACATCCACCACCCCGCGGACGTCGCCGCGCTGGTCGCCACCGCCGTCAAGCACCTCGGCCCGATCGACCTGTTCGCGGTGGCGGGCCCGGACGGCGAGCGGATCGTCCAGCTCGCCGACCTGCCCGGCCACCTCGACCCGCTGGCCGAGGTCCTCGCCCTGGTCGGCGAGGCCATCGGCGAGGTCGTCCCGGCCCAGCGCCGCCCGGTCACCGACGTCCCGCTGGCCGGCTGA
- a CDS encoding LuxR C-terminal-related transcriptional regulator: MDLIAQTPPLEAEFTPDPVDAAAYCWVLEHGRLDPAALAGHLRERGLDPAAAPDALRRLADWRLIHPDPADPGRGHALPPQSAITALAAPVEAEIQRSRAELAHRQALVAAFLPHHRQAGPGAVDGSGAIEVIADLPGVQAALERASAACRSEVLTIQPGGSSRVPAAMEAGLLRDRALLGRGVRIRTLYHHTARFHGPSQAYAEAATALGAEYRTSHELFGRLIAFDRELAFLPLSDGSPGALVVRQEALLAYLCDIFEQTWTLARPFAAAAEDGLEQVSQELDRTIVRMLAAGLKDEAIARRLGMSLRTARRHIADIMDELGAESRFQAGVAAARAGLLDD; this comes from the coding sequence ATGGACCTAATAGCCCAAACCCCACCGCTCGAAGCCGAGTTCACCCCCGACCCGGTCGACGCCGCGGCCTACTGCTGGGTGCTGGAACACGGCCGGCTCGACCCGGCGGCCCTCGCCGGGCACCTCCGGGAGCGCGGGCTGGACCCGGCCGCCGCCCCCGACGCGCTGCGCCGCCTCGCCGACTGGCGACTGATCCACCCGGACCCGGCCGACCCCGGCCGCGGCCACGCGCTGCCCCCGCAGAGCGCGATCACCGCGCTGGCCGCCCCCGTCGAGGCCGAGATCCAGCGCAGCCGCGCCGAACTCGCCCACCGCCAGGCCCTGGTGGCCGCGTTCCTGCCCCACCACCGGCAGGCCGGCCCGGGCGCGGTGGACGGCTCCGGCGCGATCGAGGTGATCGCCGACCTCCCCGGCGTGCAGGCCGCCCTGGAACGGGCCTCCGCCGCCTGCCGCAGCGAGGTGCTCACCATCCAGCCCGGCGGCAGCTCCCGGGTCCCCGCCGCGATGGAGGCCGGACTGCTCCGGGACCGCGCCCTGCTGGGCCGCGGCGTGCGGATCCGCACCCTCTACCACCACACCGCGCGCTTCCACGGCCCCAGCCAGGCGTACGCCGAGGCCGCCACCGCGCTCGGCGCCGAGTACCGCACCTCGCACGAGCTGTTCGGCCGGCTGATCGCCTTCGACCGCGAACTCGCCTTCCTGCCGCTCAGCGACGGCTCCCCGGGCGCCCTGGTGGTCCGTCAGGAGGCCCTGCTCGCCTACCTGTGCGACATCTTCGAGCAGACCTGGACGCTCGCCCGGCCGTTCGCCGCCGCCGCCGAGGACGGCCTCGAACAGGTCTCCCAGGAACTCGACCGCACCATCGTCCGGATGCTCGCCGCCGGGCTCAAGGACGAGGCGATCGCCCGCCGCCTGGGCATGTCGCTGCGCACCGCCCGCCGCCACATCGCCGACATCATGGACGAGTTGGGCGCCGAGAGCCGCTTCCAGGCCGGGGTCGCCGCCGCCCGGGCCGGCCTGCTCGACGACTGA
- a CDS encoding cupin domain-containing protein — protein MDWLARCVDDPETFLRAHWRRGPVLLRPADPPTELLTVHGLFDLVDGGTLRSPYAGLFTAEGTVPEADYCPPRIVAGRALDGCPDPERVRALIRDHDATLQLRYLNHWHPGVRALTTGLSESLGRLTEAFLFYSQPGRHGPVHRDEGDILVIQLSGTKHWQVYAGPTDPGWQPVREDDPGPCLLETEVHPGEVLYVPNGYAHTARATGDGPSLHLTVALREAGAVHLRAQLRRLLSAGLELPARPIDEDGLLRTGADLLDHLRARLAATTPGELVAAARRSAHSSRPTA, from the coding sequence ATGGACTGGCTGGCACGCTGCGTCGACGACCCCGAGACCTTCCTGCGCGCGCACTGGCGCCGGGGCCCGGTCCTGCTCCGCCCCGCCGACCCGCCCACCGAACTGCTCACCGTGCACGGCCTGTTCGACCTCGTCGACGGGGGAACCCTGCGCAGCCCCTACGCCGGCCTGTTCACCGCGGAGGGCACCGTCCCCGAGGCCGACTACTGCCCGCCGCGGATCGTCGCCGGCCGCGCCCTGGACGGCTGCCCCGACCCGGAGCGGGTCCGCGCCCTGATCCGCGACCACGACGCCACCCTGCAACTGCGCTACCTCAACCACTGGCACCCGGGCGTCCGCGCGCTGACCACCGGCCTGTCCGAGAGCCTGGGCCGGCTCACCGAGGCGTTCCTGTTCTACTCCCAGCCGGGCCGGCACGGCCCGGTCCACCGCGACGAGGGCGACATCCTGGTCATCCAGCTCAGCGGCACCAAGCACTGGCAGGTGTACGCGGGCCCGACCGACCCGGGCTGGCAGCCGGTCCGCGAGGACGACCCGGGCCCGTGCCTGCTGGAGACCGAGGTGCACCCCGGCGAGGTGCTGTACGTCCCCAACGGGTACGCCCACACCGCCCGGGCCACCGGGGACGGCCCGTCCCTGCACCTGACCGTCGCGCTGCGCGAGGCCGGCGCCGTCCACCTGCGCGCCCAGCTGCGCCGGCTGCTCTCCGCCGGGCTGGAACTGCCCGCCCGCCCGATCGACGAGGACGGCCTGCTGCGCACCGGCGCCGACCTGCTGGACCACCTGCGGGCCAGGCTGGCCGCCACCACCCCCGGGGAGCTGGTCGCCGCCGCCCGCCGGTCCGCCCACAGCAGCCGCCCCACCGCCTGA
- a CDS encoding MazG family protein, with the protein METPKLILLTTTHRVAPGLLSWPAWEALRSAPKVLAGVADHPQLAALRAAGVEPEVVERPSAPALARLLLAEAPALWLESPDGDPGLTDALARIAVEEAGEHPEIEVLPGSYDLPGARLLDLVAVMDRLRSPGGCPWDAEQTHESLVKYLVEEAFELVEAIEEGDRETLREELGDVLLQVFFHSRIAEEDAADPFSIDDVAGDIVEKLTYRHPHVFGDVSVTGSAETEANWEQLKAAEKQRESVLDGVPSGLPALAYAAKLVSRVRRAHFTGVPDAPYELPAELTAQSAGELLLAVAQRAHDRGVDVDAALRAAARRYRAAVRTAEGLPAE; encoded by the coding sequence GTGGAGACCCCGAAGCTGATCCTGCTGACCACCACCCACCGCGTCGCCCCCGGTCTGCTCTCCTGGCCGGCCTGGGAGGCGCTCCGGTCCGCGCCCAAGGTGCTGGCCGGCGTCGCGGACCACCCGCAGCTGGCCGCCCTGCGCGCGGCGGGCGTCGAACCGGAGGTGGTCGAGCGGCCGTCCGCCCCCGCGCTGGCCCGGCTGCTGCTGGCCGAGGCCCCGGCGCTCTGGCTGGAGAGCCCGGACGGCGACCCGGGCCTGACCGACGCGCTGGCCCGGATCGCCGTCGAGGAGGCCGGCGAGCACCCGGAGATCGAGGTGCTGCCCGGCTCGTACGACCTGCCGGGGGCCCGGCTGCTCGACCTGGTCGCGGTGATGGACCGGCTGCGCTCGCCCGGCGGCTGCCCGTGGGACGCCGAGCAGACCCACGAGAGCCTGGTGAAGTACCTGGTCGAGGAGGCGTTCGAGCTGGTCGAGGCGATCGAGGAGGGCGACCGGGAGACCCTGCGCGAGGAGCTCGGCGACGTGCTGCTCCAGGTGTTCTTCCACTCGCGGATCGCCGAGGAGGACGCCGCGGACCCGTTCTCGATCGACGACGTCGCGGGCGACATCGTGGAGAAGCTGACGTACCGCCACCCGCACGTGTTCGGCGACGTGAGCGTGACCGGCTCCGCCGAGACCGAGGCCAACTGGGAGCAGCTGAAGGCGGCGGAGAAGCAGCGCGAGTCGGTGCTCGACGGCGTGCCCTCCGGCCTGCCCGCGCTGGCGTACGCGGCCAAACTGGTCTCCCGGGTGCGCCGGGCGCACTTCACCGGCGTGCCGGACGCGCCGTACGAGCTGCCCGCCGAACTGACCGCGCAGTCCGCGGGCGAGCTGCTGCTGGCCGTCGCGCAGCGGGCGCACGACCGGGGCGTGGACGTGGACGCGGCGCTGCGCGCGGCGGCCCGCCGCTACCGCGCGGCGGTCCGGACGGCGGAGGGGCTGCCGGCGGAGTAG